CAGCGAGAATTCCAAGAAGACCAACAAAGCCCCAGAGCTTTTTGTTTTTTTTAATCAATGCGCTAAATGCGCCGGCACCACCTATCCCGGCTTTTCTACCGATGAGAAGCTCGCCAACCAAAACGGGCATTCCGATTAAGAAGACACAAGCTAAATAGACTATAAGGAAGGCACCACCACCGTTTTCTCCGCAGACATATGGGAAACGCCAAATATTTCCTAAGCCAATTGCAGCTCCAGCAGCAGCCATTATAAAACCGAAATTACTTGACCAACTATCTCTTTTTTTACTTGCCATAAGTTAAATATTGTATCAGGCTAGTCCACTTGATGGATGGGTGTGTATTATGGTGACTTGCCTTTACTCCAGTCTTCGCTTTGCTACGACTCGGCAAGCTGCTCCAATTACGCAATTTCCTATAATTAGATTATTTTACATACATGAAATATTGTAATTATGGGAAGATAAATTATATGAGTTCTAATACAGAGACTAAAACTAGCGCCAGTATAAATATTGATGGTAAACAACTCGATTGCCCCGTTATTGAGGGTACAGAAGGTGAAAGAGCTATTGATATCTCTAAACTAAGGGCTGAAACTGGTTTGATTACTCTTGATAATGGTTTTGTGAACACAGGTTCTTGCACAAGTGCAATTACATTTATTGATGGTGAAAAAGGAATCCTGAGATACAGAGGTTATGGCATCGAAGATCTTGCTGAGAAGTCCACATTTGTTGAAGTTGCCTATCTATTAATTTATGGCAAATTGCCAAATAAAACTGAACTAGAAGGATTTTCTAGAGGACTTACCAAACATTCTTTGTTACACGAAGATATGATTCATTTATTTTCTGGTTATCCAAGTAGCGCTCATCCGATGGCTATTCTAAGTGCGATGACAAGTTCTCTTTCAACTTACTATCCTAAGTCACAAGACACGCCAAGTGATGAGCAAGTCAATCTGGATATCATCCGTATTCTTTCTAAACTAAGAACGATTGCAGCTTTCTCTTATAAAAAATCAATTGGACAACCTTTGATTTATCCTGACAACTCACTTACTTATTGCAGTAACTTCCTTAACATGATGTTTGCAGTACCAACTGAGCCTTATGAGATTGATCCAGATATTGTTAAAGTGATTAATCAATTATTGATTTTACATGCTGACCATGAGCAAAACTGTTCTACGTCTACTGTTCGTACTGTACAAAGCTCGGGTGCAAGTATGTATGCAGCAGTTTCAGCAGGAATCTCAGCTCTTTGGGGACCGCTTCATGGTGGTGCCAATCAAGCTGTACTTGACATGCTTGAAGGAATCCAAGCGAGCGGGGATGATTACAAGACTTTCTTAGGTAAAGTCAAAGACAAGAAAACCAATATTAGATTGATGGGCTTTGGTCATAGAGTTTATAAAAACTTTGATCCAAGAGCGAAGATCCTACGTCAGTCTTGCGATACTGTTTTAAGCAAGCTTGGTGTTAGTGATCCATTACTTGATCTGGCAAGAGGACTTGAAGAAGAAGCACTTAGGGATGAATACTTTGTAAGTCGTAATTTATATCCGAATGTAGATTTCTACTCTGGAATCATCTATAAAGCACTTAATATTCCAGTTGATATGTTTACTGTGATGTTTGCACTTGGCAGAATTCCTGGCTGGTTAGCACATTGGAAAGAGCAGCGTGACAGCGGAGTCAAGAAAATCTTTAGACCAAGACAAATATATACTGGGCCAAACGAGCAGAATTACACTACAATAGATCAAAGGTAATTTCTAGGGAAGTTCATGACTAATACTGTAATTGTTGAATCTAGTGGAGAGAAGGCTTTTGCTTTTGGGCAAAACTGGCAAGGGTTTGTTGATAAACATCTTAATGAAGAACGTATAGCTGAAGCCGTCAAATCGCTAGAAGAGTTTTGTGGTAAAGATGCGCTCAAGGGCAAGACATTTCTTGATATTGGTTGTGGTAGTGGATTGTTTTCACTAGCTGCTCGCAAGCTTGGTGCAAAGTCAATTGTCAGTATGGATATTGATCAAAACTCAGTTGCTTGTTGCCAGCAGCTCAAAGAATCAATGGACAGTCCAGATGATTGGAAAGTAGTTCATGGTTCTGTACTTGATAATGAGTTTATGACTTCACTTGGTGAATTTGATTTTGTTTATTCTTGGGGTGTGCTTCATCACACTGGTGAGATGTGGAAGGCTATTGATAACGCTGCAGCAAGAGTTGCAAAGAATGGTGGTTTTTATATTGCTATTTATAATGATGCAGATGGTTTTCAGTTTATGCCTGATGGACGTATTGGTAATTCCAAGCTTTGGCTTTGGGAAAAGAAATTCTATATGAGCATGCCTGGCTTTATCCAGTCATTGATTGACTTAGCGGCCCAGTCAGCAATGATCTTGGTTTACTTAATTACTTTGCGTAATCCGGTTCGTGCCATTCGCGAGCATAAACAATTGCGCGGAATGTCATGGAGTGTTGATATCAAAGATTGGCTTGGCGGCTATCCTTATGAATATGCCAAGGCTGATGTTTTGTTCAAGCATCTTAAGCCACAAGGATTTAATTTAGAGAACCTCAAGGTACATAATGGCTTGTTGAATAACGAGCTTTACTTTAGTCGTAGTCGATGAAAAGCCTTTTGCTAGTGAGTTATGAATATCCGCCAATTGGTGGTGGTGCTGCTAATGCTTGCCGTCAGTACGCTCAGTTGCTTGCAGCAAGAGGAACCAAGGTAGTTGTCTTGACTTCGGCTTATGCCGATTTGCCAAGCAAAGAAGTTCAAGGCAATTTAACTATTTTAAGAATCCCTGCTAGTCGTAAAGATCAACACAAATCAAATCCATATCAGATGTTTTGTTTTATGCTTTCGGCTTTTTTGCGCTTGGGTAATCTAGTTCAGGCTTACAAACCAGGCCATGCTTTGATATTTTTTGTTAGCCCCTTTGGTGCGCTGGGACTTGCTTTGAAGTGGTTTCACAATGTGACCTTTAGTGTTTTTGCAAGAGGCGGAGATATACCTGGCTTTGTAGACTTGACTGATAGTTATCACGCAGTGCTCGCACCTTTGACAAGTTTGATCTTGAAAAATACCAGTAATGTTTTTAGCAACGGTATGTTTTTAAAAGAATTGGCTGATAAATTATTAGTTGATAAGGAAGCTATTAATATCCCTAATGGTCTTGAGCCAAGTTTAGTTAAAGCTAAAAAAGTCAGTGGCAAACTCAAATTACTTTTTGTTGGGCGCATGGTCAAAAAACAAAAGAACTTCTTAGTGCTGCCAGAAATTCTGAAACAAGCCAGTGAACTTGATTTGCATCTTTATATAGTTGGTGATGGTCCAGATTTTGATTTACTCTTAACTAAAATAGCAGAATATAAATTAGAGCCACGAGTGACGATTTTGGGCTGGCTTAACAAGCAAGAACTTGAGACTTACTATCAACTTTGCGATGTTTTGATATTCCCCAGTATTGTTGAAGGTGTTTCAAATGTTTTGGTTGAAGCGATTGCTTCAGGCATGTATGTGCTTGCTAATGATATTCCAGACACTAGATTTTTTATTGAAAATACCGGACGCGGTAAATTGCTCACAACAAATGATGCAAGTGAGTATGTCACTTTAATTAAAGAACTGATCAAGGAACCTAGTGCTATTGAAGCTGGGATTAGTCAAGAGATTTTGCAGGGTTTGAGCTGGGAAGCTTCGGTAGAGAAATTGGAAGCACACTTGGCTTAGTCATAGTAAAATAAGAGAAGTGCGTTTAGCCAGTTTTGCTTTGAACACAATTCCAATACTCGCCCTTGCGGCAAGTGGTTGTGATGTTGTTGATAAACATCTTAATGATCCTGGAATGGGTGCGGTTGTTTCAATGGACAATCACAGGTCAGATGATTATACTGGCCCTAGCTTGATTTATATAAACTGTTTGAACCAGATTTAGCTAAGCATGGTTGGTCAAACTTGATTCCGATATCTGCAAGAATTATTTTAAAAAATGAACCTGAGAAAGTAGCTCTCTGGGAGCAAATTTGTTCTTGCCAAGACTTCATTTGGAGGATTCAGACATCGGCTACGGATCAAGAGAGAGAAGGCTTATTTCACAAATGGGCTAAAGAGTTTGAACCAGAATTGAAAAAGCAACAACTGTATCAATATTTTATGGATTCAGATTCGGATCAATGGCGGATGAGAGTAATGGAAGAATTTGATCAAAGATTGCGTCAAGAGTTTAATCCGTCAGGTTTTGGAGAGATGGCTTGATTTGTCGTTTGAAATAGGGGCTGTGCCTTAATTCCTTATCTAAAGTAAAGTTCTACCAAGCTTGGTTTGATCTGGGAGTCCTAGAAGCAAGCCTTTTATGCTGATATCTTCATCGAGCTTCTCCCAGTGGATACCTCGTCCACTACCACTTAACTCATAATTATTTAAATCATCTTTGTTTGCGTTTAGCAAACGTGGGAAATAAACTAAAGGTACTCCAAGTTGCCTACCATCAGCAAGGTGAACCCACAGAATTTTATCATCTAGTTCAATGGAGGTAGCAGTTGCTTCACTCACTGAAGTATTGATTCCATTTTGTTTTAATTTCTTGTTCATTTTTTCTAATTAGCTCCTCAATTTCTTTAAGCTCCTTGGAGTTGAATCCATAATTCTCAGACAAATAAGTGCATAGTTCAAGCCAAAATTTAGCTAATGCTTGTCCTTTTCTAATATGGACGTGGATTGGTTCTAGCGGAGACCCTTCATTAGAAAAGAAAAATAACCTATAAGCTTTGAATCGTAGTATTGTTGGGCTCACAAATCAAGTATATTATATCACCATCAACGAAGGACTTGCCTTTTTGATTTATCTGTTATCATGAAAGCAGAGACCTGCGAAACTTGCTTTCGTAGCTGATCTTTTTTGAAAATATGTGTGGAATCGCGGGATTTACTAATTTTGGTGCAGATGCTTATGATAGAACGCAGGTCATAACTGCTATGTGTGACGCAATTGCGCATCGTGGTCCTGATGAATGGGGACAGTCACATATAGATGATGTGAGTTTTGGACATAGGCGTTTGAGTATTGTCGGTTTGTCTGACGGGCAGCAACCGATGACTGATATTCAAGGTGATTTGAGTATCACTTTTAATGGTGAGATTTATAACTATAAAGAGCTCAAAGCTGGATTAATTAAAGAAGGTTTTAAGTTCAAGACTGAATGTGACACTGAGGT
This genomic window from Cyanobacteriota bacterium contains:
- a CDS encoding citrate synthase encodes the protein MSSNTETKTSASINIDGKQLDCPVIEGTEGERAIDISKLRAETGLITLDNGFVNTGSCTSAITFIDGEKGILRYRGYGIEDLAEKSTFVEVAYLLIYGKLPNKTELEGFSRGLTKHSLLHEDMIHLFSGYPSSAHPMAILSAMTSSLSTYYPKSQDTPSDEQVNLDIIRILSKLRTIAAFSYKKSIGQPLIYPDNSLTYCSNFLNMMFAVPTEPYEIDPDIVKVINQLLILHADHEQNCSTSTVRTVQSSGASMYAAVSAGISALWGPLHGGANQAVLDMLEGIQASGDDYKTFLGKVKDKKTNIRLMGFGHRVYKNFDPRAKILRQSCDTVLSKLGVSDPLLDLARGLEEEALRDEYFVSRNLYPNVDFYSGIIYKALNIPVDMFTVMFALGRIPGWLAHWKEQRDSGVKKIFRPRQIYTGPNEQNYTTIDQR
- a CDS encoding class I SAM-dependent methyltransferase; the encoded protein is MTNTVIVESSGEKAFAFGQNWQGFVDKHLNEERIAEAVKSLEEFCGKDALKGKTFLDIGCGSGLFSLAARKLGAKSIVSMDIDQNSVACCQQLKESMDSPDDWKVVHGSVLDNEFMTSLGEFDFVYSWGVLHHTGEMWKAIDNAAARVAKNGGFYIAIYNDADGFQFMPDGRIGNSKLWLWEKKFYMSMPGFIQSLIDLAAQSAMILVYLITLRNPVRAIREHKQLRGMSWSVDIKDWLGGYPYEYAKADVLFKHLKPQGFNLENLKVHNGLLNNELYFSRSR
- a CDS encoding glycosyltransferase family 4 protein, which produces MKSLLLVSYEYPPIGGGAANACRQYAQLLAARGTKVVVLTSAYADLPSKEVQGNLTILRIPASRKDQHKSNPYQMFCFMLSAFLRLGNLVQAYKPGHALIFFVSPFGALGLALKWFHNVTFSVFARGGDIPGFVDLTDSYHAVLAPLTSLILKNTSNVFSNGMFLKELADKLLVDKEAINIPNGLEPSLVKAKKVSGKLKLLFVGRMVKKQKNFLVLPEILKQASELDLHLYIVGDGPDFDLLLTKIAEYKLEPRVTILGWLNKQELETYYQLCDVLIFPSIVEGVSNVLVEAIASGMYVLANDIPDTRFFIENTGRGKLLTTNDASEYVTLIKELIKEPSAIEAGISQEILQGLSWEASVEKLEAHLA
- a CDS encoding DUF2442 domain-containing protein, which translates into the protein MNKKLKQNGINTSVSEATATSIELDDKILWVHLADGRQLGVPLVYFPRLLNANKDDLNNYELSGSGRGIHWEKLDEDISIKGLLLGLPDQTKLGRTLL
- a CDS encoding DUF4160 domain-containing protein; the protein is MSPTILRFKAYRLFFFSNEGSPLEPIHVHIRKGQALAKFWLELCTYLSENYGFNSKELKEIEELIRKNEQEIKTKWNQYFSE